A genomic window from Streptomyces sp. HUAS YS2 includes:
- a CDS encoding beta-ketoacyl-[acyl-carrier-protein] synthase family protein, which produces MNRRVAVTGIGVVAPGGTGAQAFWDLLADGRTATRGITLFDPVGLRSRIAAECDFDPYEHGLDPELSEHADRYVQFAVVAAGEAVRDSGLDADREDPWRVGVSLGSAVGGTTRLEHDYVLVSAGGQRWDVDHRAADPQLHMAFSPSTLASVVAERFGARGPVQSVSTGCTSGLDAVGYAFHTIQEGRADVVIAGASDSPISPITMACFDAIKATSPDNDDPEHASRPFDADRKGFVMGEGAAVLVLEEYEHARARGAHVYCEIGGYATYGNAYHMTGLTGEGLEMARAIDATLDQARLDPTLIDYVNAHGSGTRQNDRHETAAVKRSLGAHAYDTPMSSIKSMVGHSLGAIGAIEVAACVLALKHQVVPPTANYQTPDPECDLDYVPRTARPRKLRNVLSVGSGFGGFQSAVLLTGPGGRTARAPGGRTA; this is translated from the coding sequence GTGAACCGGCGTGTGGCCGTCACGGGCATAGGCGTGGTCGCGCCGGGCGGCACCGGGGCGCAGGCGTTCTGGGACCTCCTGGCCGACGGCCGCACGGCCACCCGGGGCATCACCCTCTTCGATCCGGTCGGCCTGCGCTCACGGATCGCCGCCGAGTGCGACTTCGACCCGTACGAGCACGGCCTCGACCCGGAGCTGAGCGAACACGCCGACCGGTACGTCCAGTTCGCGGTCGTCGCCGCCGGAGAGGCGGTACGCGACTCCGGACTCGACGCCGACCGGGAGGACCCCTGGCGGGTCGGTGTCTCCCTGGGCAGCGCCGTCGGCGGCACCACCCGGCTGGAGCACGACTACGTGCTGGTCAGCGCGGGCGGGCAGCGCTGGGACGTGGACCACCGCGCGGCCGATCCACAGCTGCACATGGCGTTCTCGCCGAGCACACTCGCCTCGGTCGTGGCCGAGCGGTTCGGGGCCCGGGGCCCGGTGCAGTCCGTCTCCACGGGCTGCACCTCCGGGCTCGACGCGGTCGGCTACGCCTTCCACACCATCCAGGAGGGCCGGGCGGACGTCGTCATAGCCGGCGCGTCGGACTCGCCGATCTCTCCGATCACCATGGCCTGCTTCGACGCGATCAAGGCGACGTCGCCCGACAACGACGACCCGGAGCACGCCTCCCGGCCGTTCGACGCCGACCGCAAGGGCTTCGTGATGGGCGAGGGCGCCGCCGTCCTCGTCCTGGAGGAGTACGAGCACGCCCGCGCCCGCGGCGCGCACGTGTACTGCGAGATAGGCGGCTATGCCACGTACGGCAACGCGTACCACATGACCGGTCTGACCGGCGAAGGACTGGAGATGGCCCGGGCGATCGACGCCACGCTCGACCAGGCCAGGCTCGATCCCACGCTGATCGACTACGTCAACGCGCACGGCTCGGGCACCCGGCAGAACGACCGGCACGAGACCGCCGCCGTGAAGCGGTCCCTGGGCGCGCACGCCTACGACACCCCGATGAGCTCCATCAAATCCATGGTAGGCCATTCGCTCGGCGCGATCGGCGCGATCGAGGTCGCGGCCTGCGTCCTGGCGCTGAAGCACCAGGTGGTGCCGCCCACGGCGAACTACCAGACCCCCGACCCGGAGTGCGACCTGGACTACGTGCCGCGCACGGCCCGCCCGCGGAAGCTGCGCAACGTGCTCTCGGTCGGCAGCGGATTCGGCGGGTTCCAGTCCGCGGTGCTCCTGACCGGGCCCGGCGGGAGGACAGCACGAGCACCAGGCGGGAGGACAGCATGA
- a CDS encoding cupin domain-containing protein, with the protein MLKQLPRIVNLSDTEPNRRRGGDLRAMLTPATVGSTSGFMGLAIVQPGERIGEHYHPYSEEFVYVVSGALEVDLDGETFALQPDQGLLIPIDVRHRFRNVGDVEARMVFHLGPLAPRPSLGHVDTEVTDEVPAPEPTGALE; encoded by the coding sequence ATGCTCAAGCAGCTTCCCCGCATCGTGAACCTCAGCGATACGGAACCCAACCGCAGGCGGGGCGGTGATCTGCGCGCCATGCTGACGCCTGCCACCGTGGGTTCGACCAGCGGCTTCATGGGCCTGGCCATCGTTCAGCCCGGCGAGCGCATCGGCGAGCACTACCACCCGTACTCCGAGGAGTTCGTGTACGTCGTCTCCGGCGCGCTCGAAGTGGACCTGGACGGCGAGACGTTCGCGCTCCAGCCCGACCAGGGACTGCTGATCCCGATCGACGTGCGGCACCGCTTCCGCAACGTCGGGGACGTGGAGGCCCGCATGGTCTTCCACCTGGGACCGCTCGCTCCCCGGCCGAGCCTCGGCCACGTCGACACCGAGGTCACCGACGAGGTGCCGGCCCCCGAGCCGACCGGGGCACTCGAGTGA
- a CDS encoding SchA/CurD-like domain-containing protein — protein sequence MTPSGRVSQSAFDGSRLRVILLLDLYEGAQQQFLDAYETMRRQVASVPGHISDQLCQSIENPSQWLITSEWESAPPFLAWVNSEEHVETVRPMHSCVRDTRSMRYSILRETRPDRPVEPGVQAPGTQAEARVGEGVVRHAITFTVKPGSESKVAEILSGYESPRARVDDSTRLRRTSLFMHGNRVVRAVEVEGDLLAALRHVARQPEVRAVEEAINPYLEQDRDLSDPESARVFFTRAALPAVHHVVSDRPAPEGLRRHALYYPAAKGRGTDLARLLAHQDEAAAADPDSPVYGSTVFLRDDIVVRLVDVTRDIDLDPVASLGIKGPGKAAELERLLDGAAIGVEGSLETDRNINRLLSHADMLPVTDRTAGS from the coding sequence ATGACTCCCTCGGGACGCGTGTCGCAGTCCGCGTTCGACGGCTCCAGGCTGCGGGTGATCCTGCTGCTCGACCTGTACGAAGGCGCCCAGCAGCAGTTCCTGGACGCGTACGAGACGATGCGCAGGCAGGTCGCCTCGGTCCCCGGTCACATCAGTGACCAGCTCTGCCAGTCGATCGAGAACCCCTCGCAGTGGCTCATCACCAGCGAGTGGGAGAGCGCCCCGCCGTTCCTCGCCTGGGTGAACAGCGAGGAGCACGTCGAGACCGTCCGGCCGATGCACAGCTGCGTCCGGGACACGCGCTCGATGCGGTACAGCATCCTCCGCGAGACCAGACCCGACCGGCCGGTCGAGCCGGGCGTACAGGCGCCGGGCACGCAGGCGGAAGCCCGGGTGGGCGAGGGCGTGGTGCGCCACGCCATCACCTTCACCGTCAAGCCGGGCTCCGAATCGAAGGTCGCGGAGATCCTGTCCGGGTACGAGTCGCCCCGTGCCCGGGTCGACGACAGCACCCGGCTGCGCCGCACCTCGCTCTTCATGCACGGCAACCGCGTCGTACGGGCCGTCGAGGTCGAGGGCGACCTGCTCGCCGCCCTGCGGCACGTCGCCCGCCAGCCCGAGGTGCGCGCGGTCGAGGAGGCCATCAACCCGTACCTGGAGCAGGACCGGGACCTGAGCGACCCGGAGTCGGCGCGGGTCTTCTTCACCCGGGCGGCCCTCCCCGCCGTCCACCACGTGGTGTCCGACCGGCCGGCCCCCGAGGGCCTGCGGCGGCACGCGCTGTACTACCCGGCCGCGAAGGGCCGCGGGACGGACCTGGCCCGGCTGCTCGCCCACCAGGACGAGGCCGCGGCGGCCGACCCGGACAGCCCCGTGTACGGCAGCACCGTCTTCCTGCGCGACGACATCGTGGTGCGCCTCGTCGACGTCACCCGCGACATCGACCTGGACCCGGTCGCGTCCCTCGGCATCAAGGGCCCCGGGAAGGCCGCCGAGCTGGAGCGGCTGCTCGACGGCGCCGCGATCGGCGTCGAGGGCTCCCTGGAGACGGACCGCAACATCAACCGGCTGCTGTCGCACGCCGACATGCTCCCCGTCACGGACCGCACCGCCGGTTCCTGA
- a CDS encoding FAD-dependent monooxygenase, with the protein MTGFEGAGEAGLRTPVLIAGGSLVGLSTSLFLGRLGVPHTLVERHAGTSVHPRGRGNNVRTMELFRGAGVEQGIREAASVLAGNNGILQTPSLVGDAGEWLFKEIDPGGGLARFSPSGWCLCSQNDLEPVLLDHARRLGGDLRFSTELMSFEQDAEGVTARVKSRETGEHTTVRADYLVAADGPRSPIRESLGIGRNGPGDLFHNVSITFVSRGLADVVGDRRFVVCYLTDPAADGALLPVDNRERWVFHAPWHPELGETLEEFTDERCREHIRRAVGVPDLDVEITDRAPWHAAERVAERYADGRVFLVGDSAHEMPPTGAFGSNTGIQDAHNLAWKLAAVLGGWAGPGLLASYDAERRPVAEATSIRASSRSVEHSHPGYTPGPEAGGPGVGGPGGGPGGGPAGGPGGRPGSGPGGRKGGILNVVLGYRYPQGAVQDADRTVPVVPDALRLAGEPGTRAPHLWVERAGSRISTLDLYERSLVLLSSAGGAGGWHAAAERLAARLSVPLDAYRVGDAPEAELSPEGDVDWAQTHGIGADGAVLVRPDGFVAWRSVGTSADPEAALRRALTAVLDRG; encoded by the coding sequence ATGACTGGATTCGAAGGGGCCGGCGAGGCCGGTCTCCGCACGCCCGTGCTCATCGCGGGCGGCTCCCTGGTGGGCCTGTCCACCTCGCTGTTCCTGGGCCGGCTCGGCGTGCCGCACACGCTCGTCGAGCGGCATGCGGGCACCTCGGTGCACCCGCGCGGCCGCGGCAACAACGTGCGCACGATGGAACTGTTCCGCGGGGCCGGGGTGGAGCAGGGCATCCGGGAGGCCGCGTCGGTCCTCGCCGGCAACAACGGCATCCTGCAGACGCCGAGCCTGGTCGGCGACGCCGGCGAGTGGCTGTTCAAGGAGATCGACCCCGGCGGCGGCCTCGCCCGCTTCAGCCCGTCCGGGTGGTGTCTGTGCAGCCAGAACGACCTCGAGCCGGTGCTCCTCGACCACGCCCGGCGGCTGGGCGGAGACCTGCGGTTCTCGACGGAGCTGATGTCGTTCGAGCAGGACGCCGAGGGCGTGACCGCGCGGGTCAAGAGCCGCGAGACCGGCGAGCACACCACCGTGCGCGCGGACTACCTGGTCGCGGCGGACGGCCCGCGCAGCCCGATCCGCGAGAGCCTCGGCATCGGCCGGAACGGCCCCGGCGACCTGTTCCACAACGTGAGCATCACGTTCGTCTCGCGCGGCCTCGCGGACGTCGTCGGAGACCGGCGCTTCGTCGTCTGCTACCTGACGGACCCGGCCGCTGACGGCGCCCTGCTGCCGGTGGACAACCGGGAGCGCTGGGTGTTCCACGCCCCCTGGCACCCCGAACTCGGGGAAACCCTGGAGGAGTTCACCGACGAACGGTGCCGCGAGCACATCCGGCGGGCCGTCGGGGTGCCGGACCTCGACGTCGAGATCACCGACCGGGCGCCGTGGCACGCAGCCGAGCGGGTCGCCGAACGGTACGCGGACGGGCGGGTGTTCCTCGTCGGAGACTCCGCCCACGAGATGCCGCCCACCGGGGCGTTCGGCTCCAACACCGGTATCCAGGACGCGCACAACCTCGCCTGGAAGCTGGCCGCGGTTCTGGGCGGCTGGGCCGGTCCCGGCCTGCTCGCGTCGTACGACGCGGAGCGCCGGCCGGTCGCCGAGGCGACGAGCATCCGCGCCTCGTCGCGTTCGGTCGAGCACAGCCACCCCGGATACACGCCCGGGCCCGAAGCGGGCGGGCCCGGAGTCGGCGGGCCCGGCGGCGGCCCTGGCGGCGGTCCGGCCGGCGGTCCTGGCGGCCGTCCGGGCAGCGGCCCCGGCGGGCGGAAGGGCGGCATCCTCAACGTGGTGCTCGGCTACCGCTACCCGCAGGGCGCGGTCCAGGACGCGGACCGGACCGTTCCGGTCGTGCCCGACGCGCTGCGGCTGGCCGGCGAGCCCGGCACCCGGGCGCCCCACCTGTGGGTCGAGCGCGCCGGTAGCCGGATCTCCACCCTCGACCTGTACGAGCGGTCCCTGGTGCTGCTGAGTTCGGCGGGCGGCGCGGGCGGCTGGCACGCCGCCGCGGAACGCCTGGCGGCACGTCTCTCCGTACCGCTCGACGCCTACCGCGTCGGCGACGCGCCCGAGGCCGAGCTCTCCCCCGAGGGCGACGTCGACTGGGCGCAAACCCACGGCATCGGCGCGGACGGCGCGGTCCTGGTCCGCCCCGACGGGTTCGTCGCATGGCGGTCGGTGGGCACGTCGGCGGATCCCGAAGCGGCGCTGCGGCGGGCCCTCACGGCGGTCCTGGACAGAGGCTGA
- the katG gene encoding catalase/peroxidase HPI, whose translation MSGSESENPAIPSPTPTDTRPRTNEDWWPNQLDLRVLHQHSPLSDPMGEEFDYAAEFATLDLDALKQDVFDVMTTSQDWWPADYGHYGPLFIRMSWHAAGTYRIADGRGGGGRGAQRFAPLNSWPDNASLDKARRLLWPVKQKYGRKISWADLLVFAGNCAMESMGFTTFGFGFGREDIWEPEQIFWGPEDTWLGDERYSGDRELAGPFGAVQMGLIYVNPEGPNGNPDPVAAARDIRETFGRMAMNDEETVALIVGGHTFGKCHGAVDASYVGPEPEGAPMEQQALGWRNTYGSGKGADTLTSGLEGAWTTAPTQWDNGYLDNLFGYEWELTTSPAGAKQWTPTDPSAQGTVPDAHDPSKRHAPMMLTTDLSLKLDPVYGPIAKSFHENPDRLAEAFAKAWYKLLHRDMGPASRYLGPWVPEPQLWQDPVPAVDHELIGDADVAELKRRILASGLSVSQLAATAWASAASFRGTDKRGGANGARIRLAPQRDWEVNDLPEVKETVRTLDGLRQEFDGAQSGGKKVSLADLIVLGGCAAVEQAARDAGFEITVPFAPGRTDAAQEQTDVESFSVLEPRADGFRNYLRGGEKLSPETLLLDRASLLTLTGPEMTVLLGGMRALDTGFKGSRHGVLTDRPGVLSNDFFVNLLDMGTEWKASAEDENVFEGRDRATGNARWTATAADLVFGSHSQLRAFSEVYASQDAGEKFVRDFVAAWDKVMNLDRFDLR comes from the coding sequence GTGTCCGGCAGCGAGAGCGAGAACCCGGCAATCCCCTCCCCCACCCCCACGGACACCCGTCCCAGGACCAACGAGGACTGGTGGCCGAATCAACTGGACCTTCGGGTCCTCCATCAGCACTCGCCCCTGTCCGATCCGATGGGCGAGGAGTTCGACTACGCGGCGGAGTTCGCGACGCTCGACCTCGACGCGCTGAAGCAGGACGTCTTCGACGTGATGACGACGTCCCAGGACTGGTGGCCCGCGGACTACGGTCACTACGGTCCGCTGTTCATCCGGATGAGCTGGCACGCGGCGGGCACGTACCGCATCGCCGACGGCCGGGGCGGCGGCGGAAGGGGCGCGCAGCGCTTCGCCCCGCTCAACAGCTGGCCGGACAACGCCAGTCTCGACAAGGCGCGCCGGCTGCTCTGGCCGGTCAAGCAGAAGTACGGCCGGAAGATCTCCTGGGCCGACCTTCTGGTGTTCGCCGGCAACTGCGCCATGGAGTCGATGGGGTTCACGACGTTCGGCTTCGGCTTCGGACGCGAGGACATCTGGGAGCCCGAGCAGATCTTCTGGGGACCGGAGGACACCTGGCTCGGCGACGAGCGGTACAGCGGCGACCGGGAGCTCGCCGGTCCGTTCGGCGCCGTGCAGATGGGGCTCATCTACGTCAACCCCGAAGGCCCCAACGGGAATCCGGACCCCGTCGCAGCCGCCCGGGACATCCGTGAGACCTTCGGCCGGATGGCGATGAACGACGAGGAGACGGTGGCGCTCATCGTCGGCGGCCACACGTTCGGCAAGTGTCACGGCGCCGTCGACGCCTCGTACGTCGGCCCGGAGCCCGAGGGCGCACCCATGGAGCAGCAGGCCCTCGGCTGGCGGAACACGTACGGCAGCGGCAAGGGCGCCGACACGCTCACCAGCGGACTCGAGGGCGCCTGGACCACCGCGCCGACGCAATGGGACAACGGGTACCTGGACAACCTGTTCGGGTACGAGTGGGAGCTGACGACCAGCCCCGCGGGCGCCAAGCAGTGGACGCCCACGGACCCTTCGGCCCAGGGCACCGTGCCCGACGCGCACGACCCGTCGAAGCGGCACGCCCCGATGATGCTGACGACGGACCTCTCACTGAAGCTGGATCCGGTCTACGGGCCGATCGCGAAGAGCTTCCACGAGAACCCGGACCGGCTCGCTGAGGCGTTCGCCAAGGCCTGGTACAAGCTGCTGCACCGCGACATGGGCCCCGCCTCGCGCTACCTCGGCCCGTGGGTCCCGGAGCCGCAGCTGTGGCAGGACCCCGTCCCCGCCGTCGATCACGAGCTGATCGGCGACGCGGACGTCGCCGAGCTCAAGCGCCGGATCCTGGCCTCCGGCCTCTCCGTCTCCCAACTGGCCGCCACGGCCTGGGCGTCGGCAGCGAGCTTCCGCGGCACCGACAAGCGCGGCGGCGCCAACGGCGCCCGGATCCGTCTCGCGCCCCAGCGGGACTGGGAGGTCAACGACCTGCCCGAGGTGAAGGAGACCGTGCGGACCCTCGACGGCCTCCGGCAGGAGTTCGACGGCGCGCAGTCCGGCGGCAAGAAGGTCTCGCTCGCCGACCTGATCGTCCTCGGCGGCTGCGCGGCCGTCGAACAGGCGGCGCGGGACGCCGGGTTCGAGATCACGGTCCCGTTCGCACCGGGCCGCACGGACGCGGCCCAGGAGCAGACCGACGTCGAGTCGTTCTCCGTGCTCGAACCCCGGGCCGACGGCTTCCGCAACTATCTGCGGGGCGGCGAGAAGCTGTCGCCGGAGACGCTCCTGCTGGACCGCGCCAGCCTGCTGACCCTGACCGGCCCCGAGATGACGGTCCTGCTCGGCGGCATGCGGGCGCTGGACACCGGCTTCAAGGGCTCCCGCCACGGCGTCCTCACCGACCGTCCGGGGGTGCTGAGCAACGACTTCTTCGTCAACCTGCTCGACATGGGCACGGAGTGGAAGGCGTCGGCCGAGGACGAGAACGTCTTCGAGGGCCGCGACCGCGCCACGGGGAACGCGCGGTGGACCGCCACCGCCGCCGACCTCGTCTTCGGCTCGCACTCCCAGCTGCGCGCCTTCTCGGAGGTGTACGCGTCCCAGGACGCGGGCGAGAAGTTCGTCCGCGACTTCGTGGCGGCGTGGGACAAGGTGATGAACCTGGACCGCTTCGACCTCCGCTGA
- a CDS encoding ATP-binding SpoIIE family protein phosphatase — protein sequence MTIEVNGHPDRGTPPHDQGGLLLTDGAAGALIDTDGRVVGWTPGAEELLSLPAGSVCDRPARELLADGDAWPALLSGRRPGAWSGEAVVRTGDGGNLRVDFQVCPLAPEGPARYFVLAAPAGTVARWRQDQAFTRELFLQDRVGLAVFDDQLRLVRTNTHLLPYSGVPRDLRNRRLGDFLRVEDAEAIERRLREVLHTGSPLIRAEETARTLTNSGGGAVMAITAFRLQDRAGQVLGVTALFTDVTAPRRTTERLALLQRATAAVGASLSAAGTGEELAAVLVPSLADLAVVEIAEAVFTGDDPAPGPDGRLTLRRTAVVGEPEAAGPPAGVEVLADPEAMEDITGPPMSMTAALRARGGLLGRVTVHRDAGTQPYEPSDLDLLREIAIHAGLALDNARRYTREHRAAVGLQRSLLPPSQTDTVAVTTAGVYLPADTGTGVGGDWFDVIPLSSARVALVVGDVVGHGLAATATMGRLRTAVRTLADLDLEPDELLVHLDDLVSQLRVETDDESDRAGDSDEPDDADEEEQGGLGGHPAGGWERIDPVGATCLYAVYDPVSRRCTMASAGHPPPAVRAPDGSVAYVPVDPGPPLGVGGLPFETAEIDLEPGTLLALYTDGLVEGLADGLPEDAPAAPAGDDYDAGTAELARRLAAAGAGAPTVPLRELGREMVAGRPAHRRTDDVTLLLARTHAVPAEDTAAWPVEADPAAVSRVRALAARQLTDWGLDELAFTTELVLSELVTNAIRYAGGPVEVRLIRAGRLTCEVSDPSATQPRMRRARLTDEGGRGLYLVAQLSTRWGSRYTRDGKTIWSEQDLPATP from the coding sequence GTGACGATCGAGGTGAACGGCCACCCCGACCGCGGCACGCCCCCGCACGACCAGGGCGGTCTGCTGCTGACGGACGGCGCGGCGGGGGCCCTGATCGACACGGACGGCCGCGTCGTCGGCTGGACGCCCGGCGCGGAGGAACTGCTCTCGCTGCCCGCCGGCAGCGTCTGCGACCGCCCCGCCCGGGAACTGCTCGCCGACGGGGACGCCTGGCCCGCCCTGCTCTCCGGGCGCCGCCCGGGAGCCTGGTCGGGCGAGGCGGTGGTACGCACCGGTGACGGCGGGAACCTGCGGGTCGACTTCCAGGTCTGCCCGCTCGCGCCCGAAGGGCCCGCCCGGTACTTCGTCCTCGCGGCCCCGGCCGGAACGGTCGCCCGCTGGCGCCAGGACCAGGCGTTCACCCGGGAGCTGTTCCTGCAGGACCGGGTCGGCCTGGCCGTCTTCGACGACCAGCTGCGGCTGGTCCGTACGAACACCCACCTCCTCCCGTACAGCGGCGTCCCGCGCGACCTGCGCAACCGGCGGCTCGGCGACTTCCTGCGGGTCGAGGACGCGGAAGCGATCGAGCGGCGGCTGCGCGAGGTGCTGCACACCGGCAGCCCGCTCATCCGGGCCGAGGAGACGGCCCGGACCCTCACCAACTCCGGCGGCGGCGCCGTCATGGCGATCACCGCCTTCCGGCTCCAGGACCGTGCCGGGCAGGTACTCGGCGTCACCGCCCTGTTCACCGACGTCACCGCGCCGCGCCGGACCACCGAGCGGCTGGCGCTGCTCCAGCGCGCGACCGCCGCCGTCGGCGCGTCGCTGTCCGCTGCCGGGACCGGCGAGGAGCTGGCCGCGGTGCTGGTGCCCTCGCTCGCCGACCTCGCGGTCGTGGAGATCGCCGAGGCGGTGTTCACCGGCGACGACCCGGCGCCCGGACCCGACGGGCGGCTGACGCTCCGGCGGACCGCGGTGGTGGGGGAGCCGGAGGCGGCCGGACCGCCCGCCGGCGTCGAGGTCCTGGCCGACCCGGAGGCAATGGAGGACATCACCGGCCCGCCGATGTCGATGACGGCCGCGCTTCGTGCCCGCGGCGGCCTCCTCGGCCGCGTGACGGTCCACCGCGACGCGGGCACGCAGCCCTACGAACCGTCCGACCTGGACCTCCTCCGCGAGATCGCCATCCACGCCGGCCTCGCCCTGGACAACGCCCGCCGCTACACCCGGGAGCACCGGGCCGCCGTCGGCCTGCAGCGCAGCCTCCTGCCGCCCTCCCAGACGGACACCGTCGCCGTGACCACGGCCGGTGTCTACCTGCCCGCGGACACCGGCACGGGCGTGGGCGGCGACTGGTTCGACGTCATCCCGCTCTCCTCGGCCCGCGTCGCCCTCGTCGTCGGCGACGTCGTCGGCCACGGGCTGGCCGCCACGGCCACCATGGGCCGGCTGCGCACCGCCGTCCGCACCCTCGCCGACCTCGACCTGGAGCCGGACGAACTGCTCGTCCACCTCGACGACCTGGTCTCCCAGCTCCGCGTCGAGACCGACGACGAGTCGGACCGGGCCGGCGACTCCGACGAGCCGGACGACGCCGACGAGGAGGAACAGGGCGGTCTCGGCGGCCACCCGGCCGGAGGCTGGGAGCGGATCGACCCGGTCGGCGCCACCTGCCTGTACGCCGTCTACGACCCGGTCTCCCGGCGCTGCACGATGGCCTCAGCCGGTCACCCGCCGCCCGCCGTACGGGCCCCGGACGGCAGCGTCGCGTACGTGCCCGTGGACCCAGGACCCCCGCTCGGCGTCGGCGGCCTGCCGTTCGAGACGGCCGAGATCGACCTCGAACCCGGCACCCTCCTCGCCCTCTACACCGACGGCCTGGTCGAAGGCCTCGCCGACGGCCTGCCCGAGGACGCACCGGCCGCCCCCGCCGGTGACGACTACGACGCCGGCACGGCGGAACTCGCCCGCCGCCTGGCCGCGGCCGGTGCCGGCGCACCCACCGTGCCGCTGCGCGAACTCGGCCGCGAGATGGTCGCGGGACGCCCCGCGCACCGCCGTACCGACGACGTCACCCTGCTCCTCGCCCGCACCCACGCGGTCCCCGCCGAGGACACCGCCGCCTGGCCGGTGGAGGCCGACCCGGCCGCCGTCTCCCGCGTCCGGGCCCTGGCCGCCCGACAGCTGACCGACTGGGGCCTGGACGAACTCGCCTTCACCACCGAGCTCGTCCTCAGCGAGCTGGTCACCAACGCCATCCGCTACGCCGGCGGTCCCGTCGAGGTACGCCTCATCCGGGCCGGCCGGCTGACCTGCGAGGTCTCCGACCCCAGCGCCACCCAGCCCCGGATGCGCCGCGCCCGCCTCACCGACGAGGGCGGCCGCGGCCTCTACCTGGTCGCCCAGCTGAGCACCCGCTGGGGCAGCCGCTACACCCGCGACGGCAAGACCATCTGGTCCGAGCAGGACCTCCCGGCCACGCCATGA
- a CDS encoding MBL fold metallo-hydrolase — MHEIEILTTDSLGDSSYLLTSGGEAALVDPQRDSWDLMESCARRRLRIRYVLETHVHNDYVSGALEVRAATGATVAGPARAAYDFDHLPLAEDDEIAFGDLTVRAMATPGHTAEHTSYLVFDDAEAPEDVAAVCTGGSLLVGNAGRTDLSGDARTQELARAQYRSLRRLALLPDATRVLPTHGAGSSCAAGPLSRERTTTVGAERRTNPALGVRDEEAFVVERTEGLPPYPAYYHHMAPINRHGPDVLGRLPALRPLTPAMVEGLIGGGARIVDGRDRAAFAEAHLPGSICDELDERFASLVGEVLPFGTRLVLILPEPAGEAAGEAVRQLLRIGFENIAGHLPGGVDTWAAAGRPVRTFRTADAAELAGRLDRTRVLDVRPERPEGGVPGTLGIPLAELPRRLGELPRDREIWTVCGSGRRATIAASLLDMAGIRVTAVTRGGVARLPRPA, encoded by the coding sequence GTGCACGAGATCGAGATCCTGACCACCGACTCGCTCGGCGACAGCAGCTACCTGCTCACCAGCGGCGGCGAGGCCGCGCTCGTCGACCCGCAGCGCGACAGCTGGGACCTGATGGAGTCCTGCGCCCGCAGGCGCCTGCGGATCCGGTACGTCCTGGAGACGCACGTGCACAACGACTACGTCTCCGGCGCCCTGGAGGTCCGCGCGGCGACCGGGGCGACGGTCGCCGGCCCGGCCCGCGCCGCGTACGACTTCGACCACCTGCCGCTGGCCGAGGACGACGAGATCGCCTTCGGCGACCTGACCGTACGGGCCATGGCGACCCCCGGCCACACCGCCGAGCACACCTCCTACCTGGTCTTCGACGACGCGGAGGCCCCGGAGGACGTGGCCGCCGTGTGCACCGGCGGCAGCCTGCTCGTCGGTAACGCGGGCCGCACCGACCTCTCCGGCGACGCCCGCACCCAGGAGCTGGCCCGGGCCCAGTACCGCTCGCTGCGCCGGCTCGCGCTGCTGCCCGACGCGACCCGGGTGCTCCCGACCCACGGAGCCGGCAGCTCCTGCGCGGCCGGTCCGCTCTCGCGCGAGCGGACCACCACCGTCGGGGCGGAGCGGCGGACGAACCCCGCGCTGGGCGTGCGCGACGAGGAGGCCTTCGTGGTGGAGCGGACCGAGGGCCTGCCGCCGTACCCCGCGTACTACCACCACATGGCGCCGATCAACCGGCACGGACCGGACGTCCTCGGCCGGCTGCCCGCGCTCCGGCCGCTGACCCCGGCCATGGTGGAGGGCCTGATCGGCGGCGGGGCGCGGATCGTCGACGGACGCGACCGTGCCGCGTTTGCGGAGGCCCACCTGCCCGGCTCGATCTGCGACGAGCTCGACGAGCGGTTCGCGAGCCTGGTCGGCGAGGTCCTGCCGTTCGGCACCCGGCTCGTCCTGATCCTTCCGGAACCGGCCGGGGAGGCCGCCGGCGAGGCCGTGCGGCAGCTGCTGCGGATCGGCTTCGAGAACATCGCGGGACACCTGCCGGGCGGCGTGGACACCTGGGCCGCCGCCGGCCGCCCGGTGCGCACCTTCCGCACCGCGGACGCCGCCGAGCTGGCCGGCCGCCTCGACCGCACCCGCGTCCTCGACGTACGGCCCGAGCGCCCGGAGGGCGGGGTGCCCGGCACGCTCGGCATCCCGCTCGCGGAACTGCCGCGGCGGCTCGGTGAGCTGCCCCGCGACCGGGAGATCTGGACGGTGTGCGGCAGTGGCCGCCGCGCCACGATCGCGGCCAGTCTGCTCGACATGGCGGGGATCCGCGTCACCGCAGTCACCCGCGGCGGAGTGGCCCGCCTGCCGCGCCCCGCGTGA